The Verrucomicrobium spinosum DSM 4136 = JCM 18804 DNA segment CCCCCATGAAAGACATCGGCCACATGATTGTCATGCCTCATGTCACCCAGGCCACCATCGATGAATTTGTGGCCGATTTCGCTTCCTCTCTCTGCCCCGCTCCGGTCGCCCCCGAGCCAGCCCCCCTATGAAACAACTGACTGTCTTTGTCCCCAACGAAATCGGAGTGGCCGCCCGCATCGCCTCAGCCTTGGCCGACCGGGGAGTGAACATCGAGGCCCTGGATATTGAGAGTATCGAGACCCATGGCATCGTCGTGCTCACCGTAGATCACTATGACGAGGCCCTCCGCGCCCTTCGTGATCACGGCTTCCAGGCCATCACCCAGGACACCCTCTTGATCTGCCTGGAAGATCGCCCCGGTGCGCTCGCCCGCATCGCCATGCGCCTTCGCGACGCCGGACTCGATCTCCGCTCCATGCACATCCTGCGTCGCGAAGAAGGCAGCACCTTCGCCAGCCTCGTCGCCTCAGACAACCGCAAAGCCGCAGAGATCCTGAAGGATGTACTGGTAGTCGATCGCCAGGCCAGTCTGTGAGATCATCACCCCACCAGACCGCGTGGTTTCCCAGACTCCAGCCCGCCTGCGGTCCCCATCCTGTGGCCCCGTTGCTCAACTTGGCGGGATCCCAATTGGTCTTCCCAGTTCACTATGGCCATCTTGCCCGATTTGCGATGCTCCCATGGCCTTGCTTGCGCAATTACAGCAGCACCTGCCAGTCATTGATCTCGGGGATGATCAGCGTCATCTGTTTCTCTTCCAGTGCACCAGCGACAACATCTGCCCTTCCTATGAATACGAATCTGGCGCGGGGCAGGCATTTGTCTGGCAAGTGAACAGTCGCATCAGCACGGCAACAAATCCCCCTGAAACCGCAGATGTACTGCCCGAACTCTGGATCGAATCTTGGCTCCCCTGCGACGACCAAATACCTGTTTCGCAGACCTCCAAGTTCTACGACCACAGCGAGTACTTTTCCCTGCCAGAGGAACAACAGCGCCCCTGGGGGTTCTTCGAGCAATATGCGACAAAGTTTGGGGGAGTTCCGTACTGGACCAACGCGGGCCCCTCAGGCTTTCCCCGCCTCCATTCGAATACCTGGGTCAGGTGAATGAGTGCCAATTTCTCCCGGGGCTCGCGGAAGACGATGTTACAGAAGAGCGACGGAGCCAGCTCGCAGCCCCCGTGGAAGACGAAGCCGAGCTTCTCGCACGAATAGAAGCCATACAGCCCGCGACCGCGATGGTGGACTTGGCAAACTTTGGCAGCGATGGCGTCGCCTACATCTTTCTTGATCGCACTTCCAATCCACCAAGGGCGGCGTGGTATTGGAACCGCTGACTGCGAGACGCCTTGACCGCCCTTGGGTTTCTCGATTGTCCACGTCTACGACGGTGGCAATTCATCTTGCGCCGTCATATCACCCCGTGAGACGATGAAAAAATGCTGAGATTGCGCCTAATTTCCCTGGTCGTCGTCCTTTCGTTCGTTGTGAAAGCAAGTGCCGCCGACATCACGGGCACGGTAATACTCGGCACGGGTAGTCCTGTTCAATCCGCCACGGTTCTCATTCAATCGGCCCGCATGCGCACGGGCGACTCGACGATGTGCCCCACCTGTTGGCGCGATTGTCAGCGCAGCGCCCGCACCAACGCCCAAGGGGAGTTCCGCATTTCAGGAGTGGCGGACGACCTCGTCTTCGATCTTCTGGCCCTTGCCGAGCATCACGCCCCGGCCGTGCTTCGCGGCGTGGATCCACATAAAAAACCAGTCACTCTGTCACTGACCGCACGCGATCTCTCCCGCATCCCGCTCCCCCATCAGATCCGGGGGCAAGTCCTGGATCCGTATGGAAAACCACTCGCTGGTGCGACGATCTCCCCCGCCTATTCCCGCCCAGAGGACGACGATCAAACCCTCACCAATGCCCACGGCCATTTCGTTCTCTGCTCCAGCAAGCCTTTCGAGAGAAGTCAGATTAAGATCACGGCACCCGGTCACGCCGGAACATGGATCAGTGTTGCCAAACGCTCCGAGAACGCCGCAGACGTAACCATCACCCTGCAACGTGGTGCAACGGTCATCGGCAGGCTCCTTGCAAACGGCAAGCCCATCACCAACGCAACCGTGGGAGTGGCTCAGAAAAACAGGAATGGCGGGCAATTTCTTGGTCCAATCAGCAGCACGACAGACACAGAAGGCAGATTCGCAATCCATGATGTGCGCGCCAATGATGACTGGGAGTTTTATGGCGAAATGGAAAGCGTGAAATCACTCGGCTTCATTCCCGCCCAGGCATTTCACTCTCCCGCCCCTGACGCCATCCATGATCTTGGCGATGTCCAGATAGAAAGAGCCCTCTCGCTTAGCGGTCGCCTGGTACGCCAGGACGGGGAGCCTTTTCCTCGCGGCACCCGGATTGGTCTCAGCCGCAGCAGGGCATGGGACGGACAATCACTTGATGTATCCCCCGATGGATCCTTCACTGCACACGGTCTCCCTTCGATTGAAGAGCTGACCCTGAGCTTGCCGCTGAACTTTTATGTTATTTCATTGCCGGACGGCTTCTCCAGCAACCCAAGCTCAAATGGCCTGACTTTTCGGCTGAACGAAAGCCACAGCGGACTTTTGTTCCCAATCACCTGGAAAGATCACAAGACAAAACAGCAGGACGATCTGATTGCGAGCGTCCACAAAGAGTTCTTCCCATTCCTGGAGGAAGCCAAATTGCCTGACCTACAAGCCGAAGCCCTCCTGAACATCCTTGTGGCACGGGCCTCCGAGATTCAGAATGCCGTCGCAACCAATCCAGGTGCTTATTTGCAAAGTCACTCCAACTCCCACAAAGTACACGCTCCGCGATTGCAGGCACTCCTCGGTCCCGCTTTGTATCAAGCATTCGACAACTGGGAGTTGACCCAGGAGGGGCAAAGCTTTGGCGAGGCCATTGCAAAATATAGCGGCAAGGAATGGATGACCTCGGAAGAAGCCCACCATGTCACGCTCGCCATGGGACGATTGCAACGTTGGTTGTTGGAGTTTCATGCGAACCGATCTCCATCAGCTACTCTGAGCCCTGATCAACTGGCCAGCATGCTCAAGTGGCTCCAGAGCGAATCATACGAAGTAACCGCCAATCTGGTCTCACCCGCCAAACACGAAACCCTCCGCAAGGCGATCCAGGCACTGTATGAACAGGTAGCACAGGAGCCATCTGAGTAGCGTAGCCACGAACGGCCTCTGCGGCGGCATGAGAAGAAACCTGTGGATGCATTCGTGAGAGACTGTGTCAAAACTCACATCGTTCTCGTCGGTCCTTCGATCACGGCAGTTGGAGGCGCTATTTTCGAATGCGTGGGCGCTCTTCGCTTCCCCCTTCTGCCACATGACTTTTCGTTTCCACGATTTTGGTCTTCTGATGCCGCTTGAAGGCTTCCTGCAGCGTTGCACCCCCGCAAAAAGCACCCCTCCGCCCCTCCTAGCTGGCTGATGCCAGCAGGGCCGGGCTCACCCGCTCAAGCAATGCGCGCACTCCCACCACTTTGAGCGCACGCTTCATGTTGTAGGCCAGGGCACTGAGCGTCACCTCCGCATTCACCGCTGCCAGTCCACGCGTCAGCAGGGATCCTTGCCCCCACCAAAACTTCATCGTGCCAAAGGGGTGTTCCACCAACCCCTTGCGCCGCGCATACACCTCTGGCTGGGCCGCCATGCGCTCCCGCACCCGCTTCATCACCTCCGGGTTCTCCTCATGGCGGATCTTGCGAAGCTTCCCCGTGGTGCACTGCTTCCTCAAAGGACAGTCCCGGCAGGCCGCAGAGTTCGCGTACACTTCATATCGAAGGCCGCGGATCTGGTTGTCGCTTTTCCGTTCAAGCCTGGCTCCGCCAGGGCAATGATAGCAGTCCTGTTCCTTGTCGTAGCGCAACTCCTCACGGGCAAACAAGCCCTTCTTCTCCAGGCGATCCTCCCGCTGGGGCACATGCACCTCGATGCCCTGGGCCTCGGCGGCCTTCAGATCGTTGATTTGATAGTACCCTCCGTCGGCCACGCCAATGAGCGTCTCCACTTGCAACTGCTCCTTGGCCTGCACCGCCATCTTGGTGAACTGCCCAAAGTCGTTGCCCTGGTTGGTGGCTTCGATTTCGACAATAAGATGATGTTCTCCATCGACCACGCTCTGCACGTTGTAGCCCACGACACTGCCCTGGGCCGTGCTCTTGTTGAGCAAGCGGGCGTCAGGATCGGTGAGTGACACCTGGCTCTCACCGCTCTCTTCAAGGTCCTTCTGCATCTGCTCGTAGCGCGCCTTTGCACTCTGGAGCTTGGCGATGCGTTCCTTGAGATCGTCGACGTTTGCCTCTTTGACCGTCCCCAGGGCGTCAGGGGAGTCTGCGGCGGCATCGTTGAGTTCAAGGTCCTTGAGGTAGCCCTCAATGCCCTTGTCCACGTTCTTGATGAGGTTCTCCAGCTTGGCCTGGGGGAAGTTGCGGCTCCTGGAGTTGACGGCCTTGAAGAAGGTGCCATCGATGGCCACGAGTTCTGCGCCGAAGAGCGCCAGGTCCCGGCACAGGACATTGAACTGCCGGAAGACCTGCTTGAAAGCCGCCCGATGGACGCGCCGAAACTCACTAATGGTCTTGTGGTCGGGGCGCAGGCGTTTGAGCAACCAGATGACCTCCAGATTGCGTTGGGTCAGATGCTCAAGCTCCCGGCTGGAACGGACCCGGTTGAGATAGCCGTAGATAAAGAGCTTGAGCAGATCACCAGGAGCATAACGAGGTCTGCCGGTGGCTGCCGGGGCAGTGAGCAGTAGTGGCACCTGCTGGGGGTCCAGGCCCTCAACAAAGGCATCAATGAAGCGCACCGGGTTGCCCTCGGATACATAGTCGTCCAGGCGTTCAGGCAACAACCACACTTGATCCCGATCCGCACCAGCGATGAAACGACTCATGATCGCGCAGCATCCGCAGCTTGATTGATCGTTCTCAGTAGTTTTGACACAGTCTCGTGAGCATGCATTGTCACCGGGCACTTCAAAACCGGCCACCGATGGGCGGAATAGACCGGCCAGGCAAATCTACACAACTCGCGCTGGCCATTTGAACATTACCCTTTTAAACACTTCTCTGTCAACGAGTTGTGAGATGGGTTTAAAAAGGTAATCCTAAAAAGGAAAAGGAAACTGCAGTGAAAATGCCTAAGGCCTTCACGATGTATGAATCCCCATCGCTCCGCGATGGAACTTTTAAGTGATAACGTCTTCCGGTTCAAATCGTTGCAACACAGCGGGAAGCGGTGTTTTCACCAGTTCCATTTTCCTTTTTAGGGTAATGTTCACTTGCGCCAAATTGGGTGGTACACTCAATGTGCCCATCGGTGGCCGGATATTAGTGCCCGCTGACAAATGCATGGCGACGAGCGGTCGTGTGGGTAACTTGCTGGTATGGAGAGCAACCGATGCACCTGATCGCGAAGCCACCCTGGTGTCCAGCCCGCCTACTGTGGCATCACTATTGCTGTTTCTCTGCGGACAGGCAGCATTTCCATCGGTCGATGAAGGCTGCTGCCTCCGCATGACTTCGCAGCCTGACAAACTGCACCTCTGTAAACTTCGGATCAGCCAGCATGGCCACATACTTGGCGCGAACCTTCCCGTAGGTGGTCAGCGTCCACCAGATGATGGAGTCCCTGCTGAGGAACGTTCGTCGGAAAGACTCCCGATTCCCCGTGCCCGGCCAGAGTTCCTCTTTACTCCACACCCGCGTGACAGCCCGCCTGATGGCCTGCCACATCGTGGTGCGGAAGGGATAGTCCAGCCAGATGACCAAATCCACCCGGGCCCACTTCACCGGGACGGTTCGAGTGTAGTTGCCGTCCAGTACCCAAGCGGGCTCATCCACGGCCGCCTGCACCCGGGCAAAGAATTCTACGTCTGTGGCTTGGCGCCAGTTGGCACCCCAGAAGAGGCTGTCCATCTCGACAAACGGCAAATTCAACTGGCCGGCAAGACGCCTGGCGAAGGTAGATTTCCCACTGCCACTGGTGCCGATCACATTGATACGCCTCGGCGCAGGCCCATTCCAATCGCGTGCAATGGCAGTGAGGCGAGTCTCAGTCCCCATAGGGTGAGACCAATAACACGCCACCGCCCATGCCGCATCCAGCTTTCACGAGGCGAGATCCCGCAGCTACAGCTACCGCCGGTTGAACGCCACGCAGTCCTCGTACTTGGCGAGCTTGCCGCCAAAAATGTCCAGGGCGCTCCCAATGGTCACATCGACTCGCCCCCCACTGATATCCTCAACACGCTTGAGGTCTGCCACACTCCTGGCTCCACCAGCGTAGGTCACCGGCTTCTCACACCAGAGGCTCAGGCACTGCACCAGAGATTCATCGATCCCCTCGCACTTGCCCTCCACATCGACCGCATGAATCAGGAACTCGTCACAATAGCAAGCCAGGCGGTCAAAGGCATCACCATCAACGATCAGGTCCGTCATTGTCTGCCAACGATTCATCGCCACCACCCATCCATCCTGATTCGCCCGGCAGCTCAGGTCCAAAACCAGACGCGACGCACCGACCTCATTCACCATCTGCTGCAACCGAGCTTCGCTGAAGCGGTACGCATCATCAAAAACGTAGCTCGTCACGATCACATGACTGGCCCCCGCCTCAAGATACTTCGCGGCATTCTCAGGGCGAATCCCGCCCCCTACATGCAACCCGCCCGGATAAGCCTGAAGCGCGGAGATCGCCGCCTCCTCATTCCCCCTGCCCAGCATGATCACGTGGCCACCAGCCAGACCGTCTTCACGGTACTTCTCTGCGAACCATGCCGCTGGCTTTTCGCTGACAAAGTTCTCTTTCGGCCCCTCACCCTCATCTTTGAGGGTGGAACCGACGATCTGCTTCACTTTGCCATCGTGAAGATCAATGCAGGGGCGGAACCGGGTCATGGCCTCAGGCGACCGTGCGATTAAGCGGAGTCGTCAGACGCGGATTCAATCGCGGCCGCGCTGTCAGCACCTCGGGCTCCCCATCGGTGATCAAGACCACGTGCTCATAATGAGCGCTGGGCTTGTTGTCCATCGTCAGCACCGTCCAGCCGTCGCTCAAGATCTTTGTCTGCTCGGCACCCATGTTGATCATAGGCTCAATTGCCAACGTCATCCCGGTGCGGAGCCGAGGACGAGCGCCCTTCACGCCATAGTTCGGCACCTGAGGTTCTTCGTGAAGTTTGCGTCCAACGCCATGCCCCACGAACTCCCGGACCACCGAGAAACCAAAACGCCGCACATAGTTCTCAACCGAGTGACACAGGTCACCCAACATCAAGCCGTCGCGCGCCCAGTCGATGGCCACTTCAAGCGCATCTTCCGTGGCGGAGAGCAACTTCTGCACATCCGGTGCAATCGGAGGAACCGGCACTGTCAGAGCATTGTCCCCGACCCAGCCGTCCTTGATGATGCCGACATCAATCTTAACGATGTCGCCCGGCTTGATCGGAACGTTGTTGCCGATCCCATGGACCACCACATCATTCAGACCAATGCAGGCATAGGCTGGGAAGGGTCCACCCGCACCTTTGTATTTGTAGAAGGCGCTCACCGCCCCTTGGGCCTTGATCTCGGCAGCGACGAACTTGTCCAACTCGGCAGTAGTCATGCCGGGCTCGACCAAGGCGGCCGTCTTCAGAAGAATGTCACGCGCCAGGCCACATGCAGCGCGAATACCGTCCAGGGCTTTGCCATGTCGGGTGGGAATACGGTCAAACGAAAGTGCCATTGCAATGCGATGTCTATAAACAAATGCGCCCCGCAGAATCTGCGGGGCGCAATCAATTTGGCAAAAGTTATTTGCCGTGGAAGATCGCGAACGATACCCCAATCAGGGCAATTACCGCGATAACGGTCCAAAGCATCACCACCAGTTTCGGATTGGCGGCGATACCACCGGACTGACCCGGACGGTCGAAACGACCGCGAATCTTGCCCTTGCGGAGGAAACCGTCGTAGTGGCGTTGCAGCAAGTGGGTTTCTACTTGGCGCATCATGTCGAGCACCACACCCACAAGGATCAGGATGCTCGTACCACCGAAGAACTGGCTCACGCGAGGATCCAGGTTGACCTGCTTTTGCAGCAGCATCGGGAAAACGTAGATCAGGGTCAGGAACAAGGCACCGGCGAAAGTGAGGCGGCTCATGGTGAAATCCATGAAATCAGCCGTCGGCTTCCCAGGGCGAACTCCGGGAATATAGCCACCGCTCTTCTTGAGATCTTCCGCAATCTGGTTTGGCTGGAACATCGTCGCCACCCAGAAGTAGCTGAAGAAGAAGATCAGAGACGTGGAGATGACCACATAAGGAGTACCGCTGGTCAGCCATTCCGCCCACTGGCGCACACTGGCGACATCCGGGAAAAGGAAGCTGATGATCTGGGAGGGGAAGAGCACGATCGCCTGGGCAAAGATGATGGGCATCACGCCTGCATAGTTCACCTTGAGCGGCATGTACTGAGTCTGCCCGCCGTACACTTTGCGGCCCACCACGCGCTTGGCGTACTGGATCGGAATGCGGCGCTGGGCCTGCGTGAGGGCGATGATGCCTGCGATCACGACGATGAGGAGAGTGATGAGCCCCAGCAATGTCAGTGCATCCATGGCACCGGCACCTTCGCGACCGATGTAGGTCTTCCACACACGCACCAGGGCGCCAGGGAGTTCAGCCACAATGTTGATACAGATCAGAAGCGACACACCGTTGCCGATGCCGCGTTCAGTGATTTGTTCGCCGAGCCACATGATGAACAAGCTGCCCGCCGTCATGGCAAACACAGCTGGAATCACAAAGCTCCAGAATCCATAGTCAGGCACCAATGGGCCATACTTGCCCATGATCTCCTCAAGACCGTGCAGGAAGATGTTTTGTCCCGGGTTCTTGAGTGAGACAGCAAGCAGATAGCCCTGGAACACACAAAGACCAACCGTGGCAAACCGAGTCCACTGGTTGATCTTCTGGCGTCCACCGTCCTCACGGGAGAGCTTGCTGATGCTAGGCACGACCGCGGTCAGCAGCTGCATCATGATGCTGGCGCTGATGTAGGGCATGATCCCCAAGGCAAAAATCGCACAGCGCTCCAGACCGCCACCGCTGAACACATTCAACAAAGCCGCAGCTGCAGCAAAGGGTGAGGCAGACGCCTCTGCCTTGCTGTCAATCCACGCCTGTAGCACGTGGGGATTCACACCCGGCAGCGTGATCGCATAGCCGATGCGCACAATGACGATCATGGCCAGTGTGTAGAGGATGCGTTGGCGCAGATCCGGTATTTTGAAGATGTTGACGAAAGCGGAGATCATGATGTGAGGTCGTGTCTTAAAATAGCAAGCGACTCAGGACAAAGCTGAGCCGCTCGCGAAGAACATTGATGTAACCTGGCCGCAAGGCAAGGTTTATGCGGTCAGAGTTACCGTGCCGCCAGCCTTTTCAATCTTCTCTTTGGCGGAGGCACTGATCTTGTCCACCTGGACGGTCAGTTTACGCTCCACAACGCCGTCGCCGAGAATCTTCACCACGTCGCAACGGCGCTTCACCAGACCCACATCACGAAGGGACTGCTGGTTCACCACTGCGCCGTCGTCGAAACGGCCATCAAGGTCACCGACATTGACCACTTCCGTGATGTCACGGAACTGGGTGTTGTTGAAACCCTTCTTGGGAAGCCGACGGTGAAGGGGCATCTGGCCACCTTCAAAGCCAGGGCGAATCGCGCCGCCGGAGCGTGCTTTCTGCCCCTTGTGTCCACGGCCTGAAGTCTTGCCGTGACCCGAGCTCTCACCGCAGCCAACACGCTTGCGGCGGTGCTTGGCCCCGGGCTGGGGTTTAAGGTTGTGCAGTCTCATAGTCTTAATCTAAGGGTATAGGTTGCCGGGCGGACCTTAGAGAGCAGCTTTCTCAGCCACTTTCTTGCCGCGCATCTTGAGGATTTCATCAGGAAGGCGCAGAGCAGCAAGAGCCGCCAGGGTTGCCTTCACCACGTTGGCGTGGTTGCTGGAGCCAAAGGACTTCGCAAGGACGTCCTTGATGCCAGCCGCTTCACACACTGCACGCACACCGCCACCGGCGATGATGCCCGTACCAGGGGAGGCGGGCTTGAGCAGTACGCGGCCACCGCCATGTTCACCCATCACTTCGTGCGGGATGGTGGCGTTGAGAATGTTGACCTTCACGAGATCCTTGCGGGAAGATTCCGTCGCCTTCTTGATTGCGTCGGACACCTCGTTGGCTTTGCCGAAGCCGAAGCCTACTTTGCCCTGGAGATCGCCAGCCACCACGAGGGCGCTGAAGCTGAAGCGACGACCACCCTTCACGACCTTGGCGCAGCGGTTGATGAAAACCACCTTCTCGGACATGTCGGAACGGGACTCGGATTCCTGACGCTGATTGCCGCCCCGGGGGTTCCTGTTAAACGTTGCCATAGTGTTGCGAGTGATGATTAGAACTGAAGACCCTTGGCGCGCGCGGCATCAGCCAGCGCTTTGACTTTGCCGTGAAAGAAGAAACCGCCGCGGTCGAACACCACGCTCGTGATGTTCTTCTCAAGAGCGCGTTCAGCGATCGCCTCACCCACCTTGGTGGCGTTGGCCACGTTGGCGGCTTTGGAAGCAAGCGCCGCTTCGATCGTCGAAGCCGACACAATCGTCTTGCCCTCGTCATCATTGATGAGCTGGGCGTACACGCGTTGATTGGAGAAATGAACCGCGAGACGGGGGCGCTCGGCCGTCCCCCGAAGGGTCTTGCGAATACGGGCATGAACGAGGCGCCGGATCGCTTTGCGTTTGATGGTAGCCATGATGTGTCTCTGCGAAATGGGTTACTTGACGCTCTTGCCTTCCTTGCGGCGGACGTGTTCGCCCACATAACGCACACCCTTGCCCTTGTAAGGCTCCGGCGGGTAGTAGCCGCGGACGTCAGCGGCGAACTGGCCGACGACCTGCTTGTCGATGCCTTCCACGCTGATCTTCGTGTTCTCATTCACCGTAACCTTGAGGCCCTGGGGAATGGGGTGAAGCAGCGGGTGGGAATAACCGAGGCTCAAGTCCAGATTGGAACCCTTGACGGCGGCACGGAAGCCCACGCCCTGGATTTCGAGGTCCTTTTTGAAGCCAGTGCTCACACCGTGGACCATGTTGCTGATCAGACGCTGGGCCGTGCCATGGAGGGCACGCACGCGGCGGTCTTCAGAAGCGCGGGTCACAGCCAGAGACTGGCCGTCCTGTTGAAGAGTGATGCCTTCGGGGAGAACGTAGTCAAGCTTGCCCTTGGGGCCCTCGACGTGCACGTTGTTGCCAGCGATCTTGACGCTGACTTTGTCCGGAAGTGCGATGGGTTGTTTACCTACTCGTGACATGATTCAGTTCCTCCTCACTTACCAGACTTTTGCCAGCAGCTCGCCGCCGACATTTGCTTTGCGCGCTTTCGCGCCCGTCATCACACCCTTGGGTGTGGAGAGAATGGTGATACCCAAGCCACCCAGA contains these protein-coding regions:
- the map gene encoding type I methionyl aminopeptidase, producing MALSFDRIPTRHGKALDGIRAACGLARDILLKTAALVEPGMTTAELDKFVAAEIKAQGAVSAFYKYKGAGGPFPAYACIGLNDVVVHGIGNNVPIKPGDIVKIDVGIIKDGWVGDNALTVPVPPIAPDVQKLLSATEDALEVAIDWARDGLMLGDLCHSVENYVRRFGFSVVREFVGHGVGRKLHEEPQVPNYGVKGARPRLRTGMTLAIEPMINMGAEQTKILSDGWTVLTMDNKPSAHYEHVVLITDGEPEVLTARPRLNPRLTTPLNRTVA
- the hisA gene encoding phosphoribosylformimino-5-aminoimidazole carboxamide ribotide isomerase, which produces MTRFRPCIDLHDGKVKQIVGSTLKDEGEGPKENFVSEKPAAWFAEKYREDGLAGGHVIMLGRGNEEAAISALQAYPGGLHVGGGIRPENAAKYLEAGASHVIVTSYVFDDAYRFSEARLQQMVNEVGASRLVLDLSCRANQDGWVVAMNRWQTMTDLIVDGDAFDRLACYCDEFLIHAVDVEGKCEGIDESLVQCLSLWCEKPVTYAGGARSVADLKRVEDISGGRVDVTIGSALDIFGGKLAKYEDCVAFNRR
- a CDS encoding ACT domain-containing protein, which codes for MKQLTVFVPNEIGVAARIASALADRGVNIEALDIESIETHGIVVLTVDHYDEALRALRDHGFQAITQDTLLICLEDRPGALARIAMRLRDAGLDLRSMHILRREEGSTFASLVASDNRKAAEILKDVLVVDRQASL
- the rplF gene encoding 50S ribosomal protein L6, which gives rise to MSRVGKQPIALPDKVSVKIAGNNVHVEGPKGKLDYVLPEGITLQQDGQSLAVTRASEDRRVRALHGTAQRLISNMVHGVSTGFKKDLEIQGVGFRAAVKGSNLDLSLGYSHPLLHPIPQGLKVTVNENTKISVEGIDKQVVGQFAADVRGYYPPEPYKGKGVRYVGEHVRRKEGKSVK
- the rpsE gene encoding 30S ribosomal protein S5, with the protein product MATFNRNPRGGNQRQESESRSDMSEKVVFINRCAKVVKGGRRFSFSALVVAGDLQGKVGFGFGKANEVSDAIKKATESSRKDLVKVNILNATIPHEVMGEHGGGRVLLKPASPGTGIIAGGGVRAVCEAAGIKDVLAKSFGSSNHANVVKATLAALAALRLPDEILKMRGKKVAEKAAL
- a CDS encoding IS1182-like element ISVsp9 family transposase, which gives rise to MSRFIAGADRDQVWLLPERLDDYVSEGNPVRFIDAFVEGLDPQQVPLLLTAPAATGRPRYAPGDLLKLFIYGYLNRVRSSRELEHLTQRNLEVIWLLKRLRPDHKTISEFRRVHRAAFKQVFRQFNVLCRDLALFGAELVAIDGTFFKAVNSRSRNFPQAKLENLIKNVDKGIEGYLKDLELNDAAADSPDALGTVKEANVDDLKERIAKLQSAKARYEQMQKDLEESGESQVSLTDPDARLLNKSTAQGSVVGYNVQSVVDGEHHLIVEIEATNQGNDFGQFTKMAVQAKEQLQVETLIGVADGGYYQINDLKAAEAQGIEVHVPQREDRLEKKGLFAREELRYDKEQDCYHCPGGARLERKSDNQIRGLRYEVYANSAACRDCPLRKQCTTGKLRKIRHEENPEVMKRVRERMAAQPEVYARRKGLVEHPFGTMKFWWGQGSLLTRGLAAVNAEVTLSALAYNMKRALKVVGVRALLERVSPALLASAS
- the rplO gene encoding 50S ribosomal protein L15, which encodes MRLHNLKPQPGAKHRRKRVGCGESSGHGKTSGRGHKGQKARSGGAIRPGFEGGQMPLHRRLPKKGFNNTQFRDITEVVNVGDLDGRFDDGAVVNQQSLRDVGLVKRRCDVVKILGDGVVERKLTVQVDKISASAKEKIEKAGGTVTLTA
- the rplR gene encoding 50S ribosomal protein L18; this encodes MATIKRKAIRRLVHARIRKTLRGTAERPRLAVHFSNQRVYAQLINDDEGKTIVSASTIEAALASKAANVANATKVGEAIAERALEKNITSVVFDRGGFFFHGKVKALADAARAKGLQF
- a CDS encoding carboxypeptidase-like regulatory domain-containing protein, producing MLRLRLISLVVVLSFVVKASAADITGTVILGTGSPVQSATVLIQSARMRTGDSTMCPTCWRDCQRSARTNAQGEFRISGVADDLVFDLLALAEHHAPAVLRGVDPHKKPVTLSLTARDLSRIPLPHQIRGQVLDPYGKPLAGATISPAYSRPEDDDQTLTNAHGHFVLCSSKPFERSQIKITAPGHAGTWISVAKRSENAADVTITLQRGATVIGRLLANGKPITNATVGVAQKNRNGGQFLGPISSTTDTEGRFAIHDVRANDDWEFYGEMESVKSLGFIPAQAFHSPAPDAIHDLGDVQIERALSLSGRLVRQDGEPFPRGTRIGLSRSRAWDGQSLDVSPDGSFTAHGLPSIEELTLSLPLNFYVISLPDGFSSNPSSNGLTFRLNESHSGLLFPITWKDHKTKQQDDLIASVHKEFFPFLEEAKLPDLQAEALLNILVARASEIQNAVATNPGAYLQSHSNSHKVHAPRLQALLGPALYQAFDNWELTQEGQSFGEAIAKYSGKEWMTSEEAHHVTLAMGRLQRWLLEFHANRSPSATLSPDQLASMLKWLQSESYEVTANLVSPAKHETLRKAIQALYEQVAQEPSE
- the secY gene encoding preprotein translocase subunit SecY is translated as MISAFVNIFKIPDLRQRILYTLAMIVIVRIGYAITLPGVNPHVLQAWIDSKAEASASPFAAAAALLNVFSGGGLERCAIFALGIMPYISASIMMQLLTAVVPSISKLSREDGGRQKINQWTRFATVGLCVFQGYLLAVSLKNPGQNIFLHGLEEIMGKYGPLVPDYGFWSFVIPAVFAMTAGSLFIMWLGEQITERGIGNGVSLLICINIVAELPGALVRVWKTYIGREGAGAMDALTLLGLITLLIVVIAGIIALTQAQRRIPIQYAKRVVGRKVYGGQTQYMPLKVNYAGVMPIIFAQAIVLFPSQIISFLFPDVASVRQWAEWLTSGTPYVVISTSLIFFFSYFWVATMFQPNQIAEDLKKSGGYIPGVRPGKPTADFMDFTMSRLTFAGALFLTLIYVFPMLLQKQVNLDPRVSQFFGGTSILILVGVVLDMMRQVETHLLQRHYDGFLRKGKIRGRFDRPGQSGGIAANPKLVVMLWTVIAVIALIGVSFAIFHGK
- a CDS encoding shikimate kinase, coding for MGTETRLTAIARDWNGPAPRRINVIGTSGSGKSTFARRLAGQLNLPFVEMDSLFWGANWRQATDVEFFARVQAAVDEPAWVLDGNYTRTVPVKWARVDLVIWLDYPFRTTMWQAIRRAVTRVWSKEELWPGTGNRESFRRTFLSRDSIIWWTLTTYGKVRAKYVAMLADPKFTEVQFVRLRSHAEAAAFIDRWKCCLSAEKQQ